DNA from Ignavibacteria bacterium:
TTTAGCAACGTTGAAAAAAGTTTTTTGTATTTAACATTAAATAATGCTTCGCGGAGGGGGATCCTTCGCTACGCTCAGGATGACACATTTGTAGTATTAGTAAAACGCAATGGTGTTTTGTGAAAGGATAGATTCTTCGCTTCCCAAAGGGACTCCTTTGGAGCAGGATAACACATTGATAAGGATTAATAAAACGCATATGGATGACCCAAAGGGGTTCCCCCGCCTGCGCGGGAATGACACTTTATAAAAATTTTTAGCTCAGAAAAAATAAAATAAAAAATGAAAGATTCTCTTTTCTTTAAAACGGTGAGGTATAAGTTTGATGAATTGATGTCGCGGGGAGTGATTGCGCTGATAGGGTGGCTTGGGTTGATTTCGCTTGCGCTTGTTGGGGTTGCGGCGATTGTGATTAGCATAATCGGAATCGGGCAAGAGGGAGAGGATGCGCCGGGATTCATAGAGGCGGCGTGGCTGAGCTTGATGAGAACGCTTGACCCGGGAACGATGGGCGGAGATACGGGATGGGGATTCAGAATTGTGATGCTTATGGTTACGCTTGGCGGAATTTTCATCGTGTCAACCCTTATCGGTTTACTCTCGAGCGGGATATCGTCGAAGGTTGATGATTTAAGAAAAGGACGTTCGTTCGTAATAGAGAAAGGTCATATATTGATACTCGGGTGGTCGGAGAAAATTTTTCCGATTATATCAGAGCTTATAGTAGCAAATGAAAATCAGGCATCGCCGAAGATTGTAATTCTCGGTGACAAGGACAAAGTCGAGATGGAAGATGAACTGAGGGTTCGCATTCCCGATAGAAAAAACATGAAGATAATCTGCAGAAGCGGAAACCCGATTGATTATAATGATTTGCAGATTGTGAACCCGAACGATGCTAAGGCGATTACGATTCTTGCACCTGAAGATGACTCACCTGACATAACGGTTATAAAGTGCATTCTTGCAATCACGAATAATCCCGAAAGAAAAAAAGAGAAGTATCATATCACTGCGGAGATTTCGAATATTAAAAACAAGGACATTGCAAACCTTGTCGGCGGTGATGAAGCATCGCTTGTGTATTCGGATGATTTGATTTCACGTGTGATTGCGCAGACGTGCAAACAATCGGGCTTGAGCATTGTTTATACGGAGCTGTTGGATTTTGACGGTGATGAAATTTATTTTCAGGAAGAGCCGGCGCTTGTCGGGAAGGCATATAAAGATGCGCTTGCTTCGTTCGAGAAGTCATCGGTCATTGGTGTTCAATCAACGTCAGGTGAATGCAAGGTTAATCCGCCCATGGATACAGTTATTGCAAAAGGCGACAAAGTGATTGCAGTATCGAAAGATGATGATACGATAAAATATTCCGAGCCAAAACGCACTGACTATAAAGATTTAATTGTTACCAAGACCGGGGAAAAAAATGAAGCCGGAAAGATTTTGATTTTCTCGTGGAACGACATGGGAAAAGATATTGTCCGCGAGCTTGATAATTATTCTTCGAAGGGTTCGATTATAAAAATTGTAGATGAATATCCTGAAACTCCCATAGTCATCAATGAGCTCAAGCATCATATGAAAAACACGAATCTCGAGTGCGTGCAGAGCGACACTACGGAACGTGAAACAATAGAGACGCTTGTCGCGGAGGATTTTAATCACATAATAATTTTGTGCGACTCTGATGCGCACGACATTAAACATGCCGATGCAAAAGCATTGGTAACGCTTCTGCATCTCAGAGATATAAGCAACAAAACAGGCAAGGAATTCAGCATCGTCAGTGAAATGCTTGACATACGCGATAAGGAACTTGCGGAGGTTACGAAAGCAGATGATTTCATTGTCAGTAACAGGCTTGTGAGCTTGCTGATGTCACAGTTAACAGAAAATAGAAATTTAAAAACTGTGTTCGATGATTTGTTTGATGCAGACGGCTCGGAAATTTATCTGAAGCCGGTTTCGGATTATGTTAAGACGGGAATTGAAACTGATTTTTATGCAGTGCTTCAATCTGCGGCGCAAAAAAATCAAACGGCGTTTGGTTACCGCCTGAACAGGTATTCAAAAGATGCGTCAAAAGCGTACGGTGTGGTTGTAAATCCGAAAAAATCCGATAAAATTAAGTTTGAAGACGGCGATAAGCTGGTTGTGTTATCGGAAGATTGACTTGTTGAACACTTCAATTTTAAAATTAAATCCTTTAATTTTGTATAATCAAAAAATCTTTTTCCCTTTATGAAAACATTTAAAAAAGTTTTACTGATAGTTGTATGCGTAATTTTTTTAGTTGTGGTCGGGTTTTTTGTTTATATGTACACTGCCTTTCCCAAGGTCAACGCGGCTCCTGACATAAAGGTTGAACTAACACCCGAAAGAATCCAAAGAGGTGAATATTTATTTAACAACGTGATGTCGTGTGTTGACTGCCATTCGGCAAGAGATTTTAATAAGTTTACATTCCCTGCTGTGCCGGGAACGATTGGTCAGGGCGGATTTAAGTTCAGTCCCGAAGAAATGCCCGGCTTTCCGGGAACGCTTTATTCTGCAAACATAACTCCCGCGGGAATAGGCGACTGGACAGACGGAGAAGTTTTCCGCGCGATAACGGAGGGCGTAAGCAAAGACGGAAGAGCGTTATTTCCTTTGATGCCATACATGAATTACAGAGAGCTTGACAAGGAAGACATTTATGCGGTGATTGCTTATGTGAGAACTTTGAAGCCGATTGAAAACGTTGTGCCTAAGCCGTCGCTAAATTTTCCTTTGAACATACTTGTGAGAACGATGCCGACAAACAGCGATTTGAAACCGAGACCTGATAAATCGAATACAGTTGCATACGGAAAATATCTGGTGACTTCCGCTTCGTGCATAGATTGCCATACACCGCAGGAGAAAGGCGAGTACATAAAAGATAAAATGTATGCAGGGGGAATGGAGTTTAGTCTGCCGACAGGTGTGGTGAGAAGCTCGAACATAACTCCCGACAATGAAACGGGAATCGGGACGTGGTCAAAAGAATTTTTCTTAGGCAAGTTTAAGATGTATGACCACAGCATATATACTCCTGAAGTGGTAAAGCCGGGTGAGTTTAATACGGTTATGCCGTGGCCCTTGCTGGGCAGCATGACTCTGGAAGACCTTAATGCGATTTATGATTATTTACGGACGTTGCCTCCGGTGAAGAATAAGGTTGAGAAGTTTACGCCGAGACAGTAGCGTTTTTTTTAAAACGAGGTCCTTCGCTTTGCTCAGGATGACACTTGGTAAGATTTTTATAAAACTTTAAGGCGGGAAATTATTCCCGCCTTTTGTTATTTTAGAACATGACCACAGAAACCGTAATACTTATTATCGTTGTCATAATAATTGCAATGTCTTATGTCTGGTATGATTTTTCGAAAAGAAAGCCGGGTGAGAAGAATGGTGATGAGAATAAAGTTGAATAAGTTTTAGAAACAACCCCTTTTGTTCCCCGCTCCGACAAGTCGGGACAGACAAGAATGTCTGTCCTACCCACATTTTGTTGTTGCTGTCACACTCCTATTTCCTTATTGTCTAAATAAATAAACCCTATAAATAATTTATTAGACTTCAAAATAAGGAATTTAATTATGAAAACGTTTTACAAATTATTAATTCTTTTCATATTGCTTTCAAGTATGTTGAAAGCAAATATCATTAACGTTCCGGGGAGTTATGGAACGATTCAGGCGGGAATAAATGCGTCGAGCAACGGCGATACTGTTTTGGTTGAACCCGGGACATATTTTGAAAACATAATTTTCGGCGGAAAGAAAATTGTTCTCACGAGCAGGTTTTATATTGCAGGTAATCTCACTTTTATTAATACAACTATAATAAACGGAAGCACACCGTCTCATCCCGATTCTGCAAGCTGTGTAAGGATTTTTCAAGGAGAAGATTCGACAACCGTGCTGCAGGGATTTACAATTACAGGAGGCAAAGGCACAAAGTGGCAGGATGAACACGGAGCAGGAAGATATACTGAGGGGGGCGGAATTTTGACAGCGCATACATCTCCAACTATAAGATTCTGCGTCATTAAAGATAACGAGGCAGCAATTGGAACAGGGGTGGTGAGTACAGGCGGAGGCGGAATAAGATGCGGTGACGGGAATCCGAAAATTCTTAACTGCATCATAATGAACAATACGGGAAGATACGGAGCCGGAATAGTTTTGAATTATACCGGAGCAACAATAAAGAACTGCGTGATTACGAAAAATTACGGGTCGAATTCATATGGAGCAGGTGCTGCTCTTTGGATTAATAATAATAACGGTACTCTTCCAAAAATTATTGAGAATAACACAATTGTAAATAACTCTGCAACAACGGCGGGAACCGGAGGGATATACTCTAATACGCCAACAACATTCATCCGGAACTGTATAGTCTGGGGCAATACCGGACCGGGTGCAGCATATTCCGGAACTATGAATTTTTCATATACAAACATAAATGCAACTGTTGCGGGAATGGGAAACATAAATACTGCGCCGCAGTTTGACAGCGCGAATTTTATTCTCGGAACGGGGTCGCCGTGCATTGATGCGGGTGATACTGCGGTGATATATAATGATAAGCAGGGTGCGCCGGGTTTCGCTTTATATCCTTCGCGCGGAACAACGCGAAATGATATGGGTGCTTACGGCGGACAGCTTGCAGCAATTTTGCTTTCAAATACTTTTGTGAGTGTTCAAAAAATCAGCAATGTGGTTCCTGAAAGATTCGAGCTTAAACAAAATTATCCAAATCCTTTTAATCCGACAACCAATTTCGAATTTAGGATTGCCAATTTCGGATTTGTTTCACTGAAAGTTTATGACATTACAGGAAAGGTTGTTGCTGATTTAGTTAGTGAGAATTTACATCCGGGGCAATACAGTTTTAATTGGAATGCGGAAAGATTATCGTCAGGAATTTATTTTTATAAACTTACAGCGGATAATTTTTCAGACGTTAAGAAAATGACGCTATTGAAATAAATAATTTTCTCTTTTGTTACCAAGGGCGGGTGATGCTGAGGGTTGCTTTGCCTGTCCTTTTTTAAATTCAAATTCGGTTATGAAAACAATATTAACAATTTTTATGCTGACGGAAGTATTTTTAAATTTCGGTTTTTTCAATGATGACTTACAAAGAATGATGGAAACTGACAGAGAATTTTCTAGAATGTCGGAGGAAAAAGGGACGTCGGAAGCGTTTGTTTTTTATGCAGACGAAAAGGTAATATTGTCGGGCGAGAACAAACTGCCAATTATCGGGATTGAGGAGTTAAAAAACATTTTTAACCGGCCTAAAAATCCCAATGCAACGCTGACATGGGAGCCGCTGAAGGGAGAGATGTCGGGGTCGGGTGAGCTTGGATATACTTTCGGGAGATGGCAGATAAAATCAAAAACAGAGAGCGGAGCAGATACTTTAACGAACGGAGTTTACATGACTGTCTGGAAAAAACAAGCTGACGGAAGCTGGAAGTATGTGCTTGATGGCGGACACATAACACCGGAGAAGGTGGTGATGGAGTGAAACATAATGCCGCACTGTAGTAAACTCAAAACCTTCTTCTTGTTAAGTTAAGAGCTTTATTCTTTGTGCAAGGGATGACCCAAGGGGTGCCCCTTCACTTCGTTCAGAATGACTCAAGTTTTTTTCTTTTTATGTTGAAATTTTTTTCTCATACGTTTAACTTAAATGCAAAGGAGAAAAATGTTTCAGCAAAAATTCAGCAGAAGAGATTTCATTAAAACATCTGCAGCAGGACTTGCGCTGATTTCATTTCCTTTTTTACAATCCTGTTCAAAAAAGACCGATGTATCGTTAGATGAGTTTATTCAGCTCAGCTCGCTGTTAACGGGGTTTGATGCTTCTCAACTTGACAAAGGTCTTGCACAAAAATACCTCACAAGTTTAACGACAGTTCCTCAATCAACAACCACGATTGGAGAATTATATACAAAATTTGGTTTGTCTCCCGGAAAACCTGTGAATTTAGATACCGATGCAGCGGTTGATTTAGTTGACAAAGAAGATGAAAAACTTGCCCAGACAATCACGCAATATTGGTATGCAGCCGAATACAGGACAACCAATACTTCGGTAAACTACGGTTTGGTTACAGCAAATTTTAATGAAAGTCTCGGATGGGCAGCAACGGTTTACGGAAGTCCCGAAAGCGAGTGCCATGGTTCAACAAACTCATGGGCAACACCGCCGCAAACTTCATAGAATAATTAGAATAAAAAAGCTTAATGCAGAATAATCTTAATGCAGATGTAGTCATAATAGGCGGGGGAGTTTCGGGAGCAATTCTTGCGTGGTCTCTTGCTTCTTCAGGAGCAAAGGTTATTGTGCTTGAAGCAGGTGAAGCAATCGACAGAGAAAAAGCTGTTGACCTATATCAAAACACTCCGGGTAGAAATATCGATACGCCATATCCGCAGACGAAGTATGCACCAATGCCATATCTTTCGGAGCCGGGACAATATTTTGTTAATGCGGGTCCTGATACTTTCGGAAGCACATACGTTCGCGCTCTTGGCGGAACGACATGGCACTGGCTCGGGACTGCGGTGAGGTTATTGCCTAATGATTTTAAGATGAAGTCAACTTACGGGGTCGGGGTTGATTGGCCTATTTCATATAACGACCTCGAGCCGTATTATGCGCAGGCAGAAACACAGCTTGGTGTTTCGGGAAATTCTGAATATGATTTGGGCGCGCCGAGAAATAATAATTATCCGATGCCTCCGCTTGCAATGACATATATGGATTCATTGCTTCAGCCGAAGCTCGCTCCGCTTGGTCTTGAAGTTAGGGCAACGCCACAGGCAAGAAATTCACAGCAGTATCAGGGAAGAAAATCATGCTGCGGCAATGCGAGCTGTATTCCGATTTGTCCGATACAGGCGAAGTATGATGCAACTGTTCACGTTCAGCTTGCACAGCAGGCAGGCGCACAGTTTATCACGAGTGCAGTTGCAACTTTTGTTCAGGCAGACCCTGACGGAAACATAATCGGGATAAATTATAAAACTCCGGACAATGCAAACAATAATATCACAGGAAAAATATTTGTGCTTGCCGCTCACACAATTGAAACGGCAAAATTGCTGTTGATGTCAACAGATAACCAATATCCGAACGGTATAGCAAACTCCTCGGGACAGGTCGGAAGAAATTTAATGGACAATCTTACCCTGCTTGCTTATGCGCTTTATCCTGAAAATATTTATCCATACCGTTCGCCTATTTCGACTTCAGGAATAGAGAATTTACGTGACGGTGCATGGAGAAGCCAGAGAAGCTCGTTCAGAATTGAAATCGGTAATGACGGATGGAGCTGGCCGATTGGTTTTCCTCCGGCATATGCAGTCTATCTTATAAAGCAAAAAAATTTATACGGACAAGAATTAAAAAACCAGATTGCCAATGACGTTCCGAAGCAGTTCAGATTTGCTTTTTTAACTGAGTCGCTTCCCAATCCTGACAACAGAATCATTCCCGACCCGACGAACTTAGATTCTTTCGGAATACCGCGACCGAAGATATTTTATAAATATGACCAGTATGCTCTTGACGGGCAGAACGCAGGTAAAGAATTAGCACAGCAGATGTTTGCTGCCCTCGGCGCAACTGAAATCGGGTACCAATATAATCAGGGCGCAGGTCACATAAACGGCACCTGCAAAATGGGTACAGACCCGAAAACGTCTGTCGTAGATATTAATCAGCGAACACACGACCATAAAAATTTATATATCGCCGGCAGTTCGGTTTTCCCGACCGAAGGAACAGGTAATCCAACCCTCACCATAGCAGCAATGACACTGAGATTAGCTCAGCAAGTTCAAAAAGAGCTGAAGAATTTTCAATAAATCTTTTTGACACTTGTACTTCTCTATTAAGCTTCTTAGACAATTTAATACTTATTCTATAAAAATGTTCATTTAGATTCCCGCCTTCGCGGGAATGACAAACTCTCCTGCTTTTATCCCAAAAATTTTGTTTAGTTTCTGATTATGCCAATTATTAGTTTATCATATAATTTTGAATAAATTTTGAATTAAAATTACATATGAAATATTTATTTATACTTTTAATAAGTTTTATGCTTTTTCAAACGGCGTATTCACAAAGTGTTTTGAATATGACTTTGCTCGGCAGTAAAAACGAGTTCACTTCAGGCGGAACTCCTGCGGGGTGGTATTATTCCTCTTGCTGGGGCTGGACTGCGCCAAACGGCAGAGAGTATGCAATAATCGGTTTTTATGGCGGAACAATCTGGTATGACATTACAAACCCTGCAAACATCGTAAGATGCGATACAATTTACGGACCGGGTTCGTTTTATAATTACCGTGAAATGGCAACATATCAAAATTATTGTTACATAGTTTCCGAGGGCGGTCTCGGCGTGCAGATTGTTGACATGCAGTATCTTCCGGACTCTGTTCATCTTGTAAAAAATTATACTTTTCCGGGATATGTGCGAAGCCACACGGTGAGAAACGAAGGAAGGTATTTATATTGCAACGGAGGGAATTACAATAACGGCGGTGTGTTCATCCTTGATTTGCTTGACCCTGAAAATCCCGTTAAGCGCGGACAATGGGGAACGAGATATGTTCACGATTGCCATGTACGCAACGATACCATTTATGCGGCTTGCATCAGCAACTCAAATCTGACCGTGATTGATGCAACAAACAAAGACAGCTTGAAGCAGGTAACGTTCTGGACATATCCCGGCGCAGTTACTCACAATGCCTGGACATCAAAGAACGGTGATTATCTCATAACAACAGATGAGGGCGGCTCAAATCATGCTAAGGTGTGGAGTATCGGAAACATTATGGCTCCTCTTCAGGTAGCGGATATTGTTCCATACGAAGCAACAATGGTGCATAATGCGTACGTAAAGGGTGATACACTTTATCTTGCGCATTACAGGTCGGGACTTTTGGTTTATGATATTTCAAACCCGCTTTCTCCGCAGGAAATTGGCAGGTATGATACATATCCGGGCGGAGGAACAGCTTATCAGGGAGCATGGAACTGCTATCCTTATTTTGCTTCCGGAAAAATTGTTATATCGGATATTTCAACGGGCTTATATGTAGTTCAAATGGGAACGTCGGTCGGTATCGGAAACAATAACGGAACGACACCGGGCGAGTATAAGCTTGAGCAAAATTATCCGAATCCGTTTAATCCTGAAACAAAGATTTCTTATTCGCTTCCGTCTAACAGCAACAATGTTTCGCTTGTCATTTATAACGCGCTCGGCAAGGAGCTTGCGAAGTATGTTTACTCAAATCAAGCTGCAGGAAATTATGAAATCACCTGGAATGCAAAAGAATTGTCATCAGGAATTTATTTTTATAAGCTCACAGCGGGAAATTTTTCTGACGTAAAGAAGATGATGTTGGTGAGATAAGCGCGCTTCGTTTTTGCCACGAAGTAGCGAAGACACAAAACGGAGACGCAAAATGTTGCGT
Protein-coding regions in this window:
- a CDS encoding potassium transporter TrkA — its product is MKDSLFFKTVRYKFDELMSRGVIALIGWLGLISLALVGVAAIVISIIGIGQEGEDAPGFIEAAWLSLMRTLDPGTMGGDTGWGFRIVMLMVTLGGIFIVSTLIGLLSSGISSKVDDLRKGRSFVIEKGHILILGWSEKIFPIISELIVANENQASPKIVILGDKDKVEMEDELRVRIPDRKNMKIICRSGNPIDYNDLQIVNPNDAKAITILAPEDDSPDITVIKCILAITNNPERKKEKYHITAEISNIKNKDIANLVGGDEASLVYSDDLISRVIAQTCKQSGLSIVYTELLDFDGDEIYFQEEPALVGKAYKDALASFEKSSVIGVQSTSGECKVNPPMDTVIAKGDKVIAVSKDDDTIKYSEPKRTDYKDLIVTKTGEKNEAGKILIFSWNDMGKDIVRELDNYSSKGSIIKIVDEYPETPIVINELKHHMKNTNLECVQSDTTERETIETLVAEDFNHIIILCDSDAHDIKHADAKALVTLLHLRDISNKTGKEFSIVSEMLDIRDKELAEVTKADDFIVSNRLVSLLMSQLTENRNLKTVFDDLFDADGSEIYLKPVSDYVKTGIETDFYAVLQSAAQKNQTAFGYRLNRYSKDASKAYGVVVNPKKSDKIKFEDGDKLVVLSED
- a CDS encoding cytochrome c; this translates as MKTFKKVLLIVVCVIFLVVVGFFVYMYTAFPKVNAAPDIKVELTPERIQRGEYLFNNVMSCVDCHSARDFNKFTFPAVPGTIGQGGFKFSPEEMPGFPGTLYSANITPAGIGDWTDGEVFRAITEGVSKDGRALFPLMPYMNYRELDKEDIYAVIAYVRTLKPIENVVPKPSLNFPLNILVRTMPTNSDLKPRPDKSNTVAYGKYLVTSASCIDCHTPQEKGEYIKDKMYAGGMEFSLPTGVVRSSNITPDNETGIGTWSKEFFLGKFKMYDHSIYTPEVVKPGEFNTVMPWPLLGSMTLEDLNAIYDYLRTLPPVKNKVEKFTPRQ
- a CDS encoding T9SS type A sorting domain-containing protein, whose amino-acid sequence is MKTFYKLLILFILLSSMLKANIINVPGSYGTIQAGINASSNGDTVLVEPGTYFENIIFGGKKIVLTSRFYIAGNLTFINTTIINGSTPSHPDSASCVRIFQGEDSTTVLQGFTITGGKGTKWQDEHGAGRYTEGGGILTAHTSPTIRFCVIKDNEAAIGTGVVSTGGGGIRCGDGNPKILNCIIMNNTGRYGAGIVLNYTGATIKNCVITKNYGSNSYGAGAALWINNNNGTLPKIIENNTIVNNSATTAGTGGIYSNTPTTFIRNCIVWGNTGPGAAYSGTMNFSYTNINATVAGMGNINTAPQFDSANFILGTGSPCIDAGDTAVIYNDKQGAPGFALYPSRGTTRNDMGAYGGQLAAILLSNTFVSVQKISNVVPERFELKQNYPNPFNPTTNFEFRIANFGFVSLKVYDITGKVVADLVSENLHPGQYSFNWNAERLSSGIYFYKLTADNFSDVKKMTLLK
- a CDS encoding sugar dehydrogenase complex small subunit, yielding MFQQKFSRRDFIKTSAAGLALISFPFLQSCSKKTDVSLDEFIQLSSLLTGFDASQLDKGLAQKYLTSLTTVPQSTTTIGELYTKFGLSPGKPVNLDTDAAVDLVDKEDEKLAQTITQYWYAAEYRTTNTSVNYGLVTANFNESLGWAATVYGSPESECHGSTNSWATPPQTS
- a CDS encoding GMC family oxidoreductase, yielding MQNNLNADVVIIGGGVSGAILAWSLASSGAKVIVLEAGEAIDREKAVDLYQNTPGRNIDTPYPQTKYAPMPYLSEPGQYFVNAGPDTFGSTYVRALGGTTWHWLGTAVRLLPNDFKMKSTYGVGVDWPISYNDLEPYYAQAETQLGVSGNSEYDLGAPRNNNYPMPPLAMTYMDSLLQPKLAPLGLEVRATPQARNSQQYQGRKSCCGNASCIPICPIQAKYDATVHVQLAQQAGAQFITSAVATFVQADPDGNIIGINYKTPDNANNNITGKIFVLAAHTIETAKLLLMSTDNQYPNGIANSSGQVGRNLMDNLTLLAYALYPENIYPYRSPISTSGIENLRDGAWRSQRSSFRIEIGNDGWSWPIGFPPAYAVYLIKQKNLYGQELKNQIANDVPKQFRFAFLTESLPNPDNRIIPDPTNLDSFGIPRPKIFYKYDQYALDGQNAGKELAQQMFAALGATEIGYQYNQGAGHINGTCKMGTDPKTSVVDINQRTHDHKNLYIAGSSVFPTEGTGNPTLTIAAMTLRLAQQVQKELKNFQ
- a CDS encoding choice-of-anchor B family protein — translated: MKYLFILLISFMLFQTAYSQSVLNMTLLGSKNEFTSGGTPAGWYYSSCWGWTAPNGREYAIIGFYGGTIWYDITNPANIVRCDTIYGPGSFYNYREMATYQNYCYIVSEGGLGVQIVDMQYLPDSVHLVKNYTFPGYVRSHTVRNEGRYLYCNGGNYNNGGVFILDLLDPENPVKRGQWGTRYVHDCHVRNDTIYAACISNSNLTVIDATNKDSLKQVTFWTYPGAVTHNAWTSKNGDYLITTDEGGSNHAKVWSIGNIMAPLQVADIVPYEATMVHNAYVKGDTLYLAHYRSGLLVYDISNPLSPQEIGRYDTYPGGGTAYQGAWNCYPYFASGKIVISDISTGLYVVQMGTSVGIGNNNGTTPGEYKLEQNYPNPFNPETKISYSLPSNSNNVSLVIYNALGKELAKYVYSNQAAGNYEITWNAKELSSGIYFYKLTAGNFSDVKKMMLVR